The Calliphora vicina chromosome 3, idCalVici1.1, whole genome shotgun sequence genome contains a region encoding:
- the LOC135954246 gene encoding PR domain zinc finger protein 15 codes for MNFLQNNIEHYTPTKELLKPFHQIKCSQPECTSIFTNQANYEMHLEKHHRLAPAEKSTHTRLFYCPEHKCVYNYDKPQSKHFKNFKYLRQHYQKVHLSKDFVCEECKKSFATETQLKKHQKEMCGKKFVCNDCQWSYDSMEALLTHGKRKGHNVKEIIMAVKKNVGKMAIKPLKKINKEELPAEIPKQQVAKEIQVDFCPKLVCATSVQTDFLNDLHETNSNQDLSNALDEIHSLLRDIETQTEPFLSSTSTENHNYLDQMLAQSSHMYTQTCDDFLTELGLSDIQTQTNWPSPNPHNETGNVQFTSTATSTNPCIHDELLVSTETQTSFTQCLLNSCTDAGTSTPPVTFGSLYHTQHTQTGDHLLESFDFGGQASDLIDGFQSTYTQT; via the exons ATGAATTTCCTGCAAAATAATATAGAACATTATACACCCACCAAAGAACTACTAAAACCCTTTCATCAAATCAAGTGTTCTCAACCAGAATGCACTAGCATCTTTACTAACCAGGCCAATTACGAAATGCACTTGGAGAAGCATCATCGTTTAGCTCCAGCCGAAAAGTCAACTCACACCAGACTATTTTATTGTCCGGAACACAAATGTGTATACAATTATGACAAACCACAAAGTAaacactttaaaaatttcaaatatttacggCAACATTATCAAAAGGTGCATTTGAGTAAGGATTTCGTGTGCGAGGAATGCAAAAAGTCGTTTGCCACAGAAACTCAGCTAAAGAAACATCAGAAGGAGATGTGtggtaaaaaatttgtttgcaatgATTGCCAATGGTCATACGATTCTATGGAAGCTTTGTTAACGCATGGCAAGAGAAAGGGTCATAATGTTAAGGAAATAATAATGGCGGTAAAGAAAAATGTAGGTAAAATGGCTATAAAACctttgaagaaaataaacaagGAGGAATTGCCTGCAGAAATACCCAAGCAGCAAGTGGCTAAAGAaatacaag ttgaTTTCTGTCCTAAACTGGTGTGTGCTACAAGTGTGCAAACAGATTTCCTAAACGATTTACACGAAACGAATAGCAATCAAGATCTTTCCAATGCTTTAGATGAAATCCACTCACTGCTACGAGATATAGAGACACAAACAGAGCCTTTTTTGTCGTCCACTTCTACAGAAAATCACAATTATTTGGATCAAATGTTGGCCCAATCTTCTCACATGTACACACAAACTTGTGATGATTTTCTCACAGAATTGGGCTTATCCGATATACAAACCCAAACAAATTGGCCCTCGCCCAATCCCCACAATGAAACGGGTAATGTACAATTTACCTCAACAGCCACTTCCACCAATCCCTGTATTCACGATGAACTGCTTGTTTCCACTGAAACACAAACAAGTTTTACTCAATGTTTGCTAAATTCTTGCACTGATGCGGGAACCAGTACACCTCCCGTTACATTTGGCAGTCTCTATCATACTCAGCATACGCAAACGGGTGATCATTTGCTAGAGAGTTTTGATTTTGGTGGTCAAGCCTCTGATTTGATTGATGGTTTTCAGTCGACTTATACACAGACATGA